A region of Paractinoplanes abujensis DNA encodes the following proteins:
- a CDS encoding response regulator, with protein sequence MSISVVIADDQRMVRAGLRMVIETEPDIAVVGEAGDGIEAVALARRVRPDVVLMDIAMPRQDGLAATSTLLGSPHPPRVIMLTTFDTDENLYRALRAGASGFLLKVSSPEHLITAIRVVAAGEALLDPAVTTRVIAAFAGQPGPRPPAELGELTPREAEVLRLVARGLSNAEIAAALTVGEATVKSHVARVLMKLGLRDRVQAVVFAYETGLVRAGSAGPNRG encoded by the coding sequence GTGAGCATCTCCGTCGTGATCGCCGACGACCAGCGGATGGTCCGGGCCGGTCTGCGGATGGTGATCGAGACCGAGCCGGACATCGCAGTCGTGGGCGAAGCGGGCGACGGGATCGAGGCGGTCGCGCTGGCCCGCCGGGTCCGGCCCGACGTCGTGCTGATGGACATCGCGATGCCCCGGCAGGACGGGCTGGCCGCCACGAGCACGCTGCTGGGCTCGCCGCACCCGCCGCGGGTGATCATGCTGACGACCTTCGACACCGACGAGAACCTGTACCGGGCGCTGCGGGCCGGGGCCAGCGGCTTCCTGCTCAAAGTTTCGTCGCCGGAGCACCTGATCACCGCCATCCGGGTCGTCGCGGCCGGGGAGGCGCTGCTCGATCCGGCCGTCACCACCCGGGTCATCGCCGCCTTCGCCGGGCAGCCCGGCCCGCGGCCGCCCGCTGAGCTGGGCGAACTGACCCCACGCGAGGCCGAGGTGCTGCGGCTGGTGGCCCGGGGCCTGTCGAACGCGGAGATCGCGGCCGCGCTGACGGTCGGCGAGGCCACGGTCAAGTCCCACGTGGCCCGGGTGCTGATGAAGCTGGGACTGCGCGACCGGGTGCAGGCCGTGGTCTTCGCCTACGAAACGGGGCTCGTCCGAGCCGGTTCGGCCGGCCCGAACCGCGGCTAA
- a CDS encoding MerR family transcriptional regulator yields the protein MRIGELAEQAGVSVRALRYYEEQGLLTAERSGSGQRHYAGAAVDRVRLIQLLYSAGLTSRTIADLLPCVDANVSTPESRARLAAERDRINTQIQELIKTRDRLDAVIELSTAPESNCLVVPSERVELAQAVS from the coding sequence ATGCGTATCGGTGAATTGGCCGAGCAAGCCGGCGTGAGCGTCCGCGCGCTGCGCTACTACGAGGAGCAGGGCCTGCTCACGGCCGAACGCAGCGGCAGCGGGCAACGCCACTATGCCGGGGCCGCGGTCGACCGGGTGCGGCTCATCCAGTTGCTCTACTCAGCCGGGCTGACCAGCCGGACCATCGCCGACCTGCTGCCCTGTGTCGACGCCAACGTCAGCACCCCGGAATCGCGGGCCCGCCTGGCCGCCGAACGCGACCGCATCAACACCCAGATCCAGGAGCTGATCAAGACCCGCGACCGGCTGGACGCGGTGATCGAGCTCTCGACCGCGCCGGAAAGCAATTGCCTGGTGGTTCCGTCCGAGCGAGTGGAGCTAGCACAAGCGGTGTCGTAG
- a CDS encoding acyltransferase family protein has translation MIETSTVGLRTAAPAAAGQAGRFRPDIEGLRAVAVVLVVLFHAGVPGVGGGYIGVDVFFVISGFLITSLMMREVRETGGLSLIDFYARRARRILPAAALVLVTTLLASYHWLGFLRGDEIAEDVAWSALFAANFRFGEAGVDYLASQDAASPVQHFWSLAVEEQFYFVWPAAIVLLIWLGFRWAIGYWLTAAVAASLAYSMWLGGTWSYFSPATRAWELGAGCLLALIAHRLDRIPHRIATAMAGVGLSLIVIAAFTFDETTPFPSYAAGLPVIATVLVLAGRGDSVLGRWPLVWLGRLSYSFYLWHWPVLIGAEQAYEGTLTAGTRALLVLGSLGLAVVTYFGLENPIRRNVHLRRSQVLTLSLAAWLIVTPLAVVRWKTSTSPAADPGPSAEYQPRLGAPAHAER, from the coding sequence ATGATTGAGACATCCACCGTCGGGTTGCGAACCGCTGCGCCGGCAGCAGCAGGCCAAGCCGGGCGGTTCCGGCCCGACATCGAGGGCCTGCGCGCCGTAGCGGTCGTCCTCGTGGTGCTGTTCCACGCCGGCGTCCCCGGTGTCGGCGGTGGCTACATCGGTGTCGACGTCTTCTTCGTCATCTCCGGCTTCCTGATCACCTCGCTGATGATGCGCGAGGTGCGCGAGACCGGCGGCCTGTCGCTGATCGACTTCTACGCCCGCCGGGCCCGCCGGATCCTCCCCGCGGCCGCGCTCGTGCTGGTCACCACGCTGCTCGCGAGTTATCACTGGCTCGGCTTCCTGCGCGGCGACGAGATCGCCGAGGACGTCGCGTGGTCGGCCCTGTTCGCGGCGAACTTCCGGTTCGGCGAGGCGGGTGTCGACTACCTCGCGTCGCAGGACGCGGCGTCCCCGGTGCAGCACTTCTGGTCGCTGGCCGTCGAGGAGCAGTTCTACTTCGTCTGGCCGGCCGCGATCGTCCTGCTGATCTGGCTCGGTTTTCGCTGGGCCATCGGTTACTGGCTGACCGCCGCGGTGGCCGCTTCGCTGGCCTACTCGATGTGGCTGGGCGGCACCTGGTCGTACTTCTCCCCGGCCACCCGCGCCTGGGAGCTGGGGGCCGGCTGCCTGCTGGCCCTGATCGCGCACCGGCTCGACCGCATCCCGCACCGGATCGCGACCGCCATGGCCGGAGTCGGGCTTTCCCTGATCGTGATCGCCGCGTTCACCTTCGACGAGACAACCCCGTTTCCCTCGTACGCGGCGGGGCTGCCCGTGATCGCGACGGTGCTGGTGCTGGCCGGCCGGGGGGACTCGGTGCTCGGCCGATGGCCCCTGGTCTGGCTGGGCCGGTTGTCGTACTCGTTCTACCTGTGGCACTGGCCCGTGCTGATCGGCGCCGAGCAGGCGTACGAGGGAACTCTCACCGCGGGCACCCGGGCGCTGCTCGTCCTGGGGTCGCTGGGGCTTGCCGTCGTGACGTACTTCGGCCTGGAAAACCCCATCCGGCGCAACGTTCACCTGCGCCGCTCACAGGTGCTGACCTTGTCCTTGGCCGCCTGGCTGATCGTCACGCCGCTGGCGGTCGTGCGGTGGAAGACCTCCACGTCGCCCGCGGCCGATCCGGGCCCGAGCGCCGAATATCAACCCCGACTAGGAGCGCCGGCGCATGCGGAGCGTTGA
- a CDS encoding DNA mismatch repair protein MutL has translation MRSSRWTPIAGWLAATATSIVLASVALLPVLRTNAPEDRALAQLPASDASEFPVPLPSATTPAPASTTPTPGRGTATRPRPTQTRSTTTTPPRPTTTAPKPPVTNPAPPTTTEDGWTVTTAADGKRTYVRSFRVEGGQAVIRMTSDAVVQLVTATPADGWQVQKVQDTPDNLAVYFNETGHSFIIHATWHNDRPFAQVSEIGS, from the coding sequence GTGCGATCTTCACGGTGGACGCCGATCGCGGGGTGGCTGGCCGCCACCGCGACAAGCATTGTGCTGGCCTCGGTAGCTCTGCTGCCGGTGCTGCGCACCAACGCGCCCGAGGACAGGGCGCTGGCGCAGCTGCCCGCCTCCGATGCGAGCGAATTCCCCGTGCCGCTGCCCAGCGCGACGACCCCGGCCCCGGCGAGCACCACGCCGACGCCCGGCCGCGGCACCGCCACCAGGCCCCGCCCGACGCAGACCCGTTCGACCACCACCACGCCGCCGCGGCCGACCACCACCGCGCCCAAACCGCCTGTCACCAACCCGGCCCCGCCCACCACGACCGAGGACGGCTGGACGGTCACCACCGCCGCCGACGGCAAACGGACGTACGTGCGGTCGTTCCGGGTCGAGGGCGGGCAGGCGGTCATCCGGATGACCTCGGACGCGGTGGTGCAGCTGGTGACCGCGACCCCGGCCGACGGGTGGCAGGTGCAGAAGGTGCAGGACACCCCGGACAACCTGGCCGTCTACTTCAACGAGACCGGCCACAGCTTCATCATTCACGCCACCTGGCACAACGACCGGCCCTTCGCCCAGGTGAGTGAGATCGGGTCTTGA
- a CDS encoding response regulator transcription factor — protein sequence MAMILLVEDDRIITAALSRALTDAGHVVRPVGRAAEALKIVTDERPDLVILDLGLPDIDGTDALRMMRSVSDVPVIVATARRSEADIISLLSAGADDYVTKPFSGGHILARISAVLRRSRATTTEAPSAITVGELVISPRQRRAELRGEPLQLTRREFDVLAYLAERVGQVISRRELMNEVWNQARIGEEQTIDVHISWLRRKLGETAAQPRFLHTVRGVGIMMVDPR from the coding sequence ATGGCAATGATCCTGCTGGTCGAGGACGACCGCATCATCACGGCGGCGTTGTCCCGCGCGCTGACCGATGCCGGTCATGTCGTACGGCCGGTGGGCCGGGCCGCCGAGGCTCTCAAGATCGTCACCGATGAGCGTCCGGACCTCGTCATCCTCGACCTCGGGCTGCCCGACATCGACGGCACCGACGCGCTGCGGATGATGCGCTCGGTGTCCGACGTGCCGGTCATCGTGGCCACCGCCCGGCGCTCCGAGGCCGACATCATCAGCCTGCTCAGCGCGGGCGCCGACGACTACGTGACGAAGCCGTTCTCGGGTGGGCACATCCTGGCCCGCATCTCGGCGGTGCTGCGGCGTTCCCGCGCCACGACCACCGAGGCGCCCAGCGCGATCACCGTGGGCGAACTGGTGATCAGCCCGCGTCAGCGCCGGGCCGAGCTGCGGGGCGAGCCGCTGCAGCTGACCCGGCGCGAGTTCGACGTGCTGGCCTACCTGGCCGAACGGGTGGGCCAGGTGATCAGCCGGCGCGAGCTGATGAACGAGGTGTGGAACCAGGCCCGCATCGGCGAGGAACAGACCATCGACGTGCACATTTCGTGGCTGCGCCGCAAGCTCGGCGAGACCGCGGCCCAGCCGCGCTTCCTGCACACCGTACGGGGGGTCGGGATCATGATGGTCGATCCGCGATGA
- a CDS encoding LacI family DNA-binding transcriptional regulator gives MKHGPTVRDIASHAGVSIATVSRVLNDQEHVSPGTRELVQQAIDELGGRGPRRRPPRTGAVFLRCPYVLTDYFGLIVSSIAETLDLHGRQLVLNAGEAAQQAPVLPTLAGRPGIGGAIVVLPPEPGEELMALQSSGFPFVIVDPRETVPRDIAAVSAAHFAGSRSLTAHLTELGHRRIGLLAGPDNWLASSARRAGHVSALADAGMLLDPRLAIPGEPTVRFGFEAARQLLSAEDRPTALVAFNDKVASGAMAAAAQLGLRVPEDLSIGGFDDIDLAQATRPALTTVRQPLAEMGRIAVGLLIRLLDHHRLDALHVELATELIVRESTGPARR, from the coding sequence ATGAAACACGGACCGACCGTCCGCGACATCGCGTCCCATGCCGGCGTTTCCATCGCGACGGTCTCGCGGGTGCTCAACGACCAGGAACACGTCTCGCCCGGCACCCGTGAGCTGGTGCAACAGGCCATCGACGAGCTGGGCGGGCGCGGGCCGCGGCGGCGGCCGCCCCGCACCGGCGCGGTGTTCCTGCGCTGCCCGTACGTGCTGACCGACTACTTCGGACTGATCGTGTCGTCGATTGCCGAGACGCTCGACCTGCACGGTCGTCAGCTCGTGCTGAACGCGGGCGAGGCCGCCCAGCAGGCTCCGGTGCTGCCGACGCTGGCCGGCCGGCCCGGCATCGGCGGCGCGATCGTGGTGCTGCCACCCGAACCGGGCGAGGAACTGATGGCGCTGCAGTCGAGCGGCTTCCCGTTCGTCATCGTCGACCCCCGTGAAACCGTGCCACGCGACATCGCCGCCGTGTCAGCGGCCCACTTCGCGGGTTCCCGCAGCCTCACGGCCCACCTGACCGAACTCGGGCACCGCCGGATCGGGCTGCTCGCCGGGCCGGACAACTGGCTGGCCAGCTCGGCTCGCCGCGCCGGCCACGTCTCGGCGCTGGCCGACGCGGGCATGCTGCTCGACCCGCGGCTGGCGATTCCCGGCGAGCCCACCGTCCGATTCGGCTTCGAGGCGGCCCGGCAGCTGCTCTCGGCCGAGGACCGGCCGACCGCGCTGGTCGCCTTCAACGACAAGGTGGCCTCGGGCGCCATGGCCGCGGCGGCCCAGCTCGGCCTGCGGGTGCCCGAGGACCTGTCGATCGGCGGTTTCGACGACATCGACCTGGCCCAGGCCACCCGCCCGGCGCTGACCACCGTGCGCCAGCCGCTGGCCGAGATGGGCCGGATCGCTGTGGGCCTGCTGATCCGCCTGCTCGACCATCACCGGCTGGACGCGCTGCACGTGGAACTGGCTACTGAGCTGATAGTCCGCGAGTCGACCGGTCCGGCGCGTCGCTGA
- a CDS encoding sensor histidine kinase: MRLRPTDLALTGGFVLFALAEEFLIGMPGRWWPFALAVSAALVLVRRFVPLLAMAPHVVEPLPLFYRPAVIAGEQTVNFRLWQLVGAMIIIYTVGRCVPPARESRRGLIGAGLVALTFVVYLISDPGDPMAAVFFPVAPYVLGVALSVQARRTADAASARAAIREQHAREAVMEERVRIARELHDMVAHSVTVMVIQAGVVRRRLDAGLPVDRELLRTIESSGRDAVGELRRTLGLLRGEDADRAQLPVGLDRLDDLIAQVREAGLRVTVHREGDPVPLPPAIDVSAYRIVQEALTNVLRHAGPAEATVTVGFHPGGLRLQVINDGGPAAVNDGGQGLIGMRERAALFGGELTAQPRAEGGFAVRARLPLPMTAAA; this comes from the coding sequence ATGCGGTTGCGACCCACGGACTTGGCGCTGACCGGCGGCTTCGTGTTGTTCGCGCTGGCCGAGGAATTTCTCATCGGCATGCCGGGCCGGTGGTGGCCGTTCGCGCTGGCCGTCTCGGCCGCCCTGGTGCTGGTACGCCGTTTCGTTCCGCTGCTCGCGATGGCGCCGCACGTCGTCGAGCCGCTGCCGTTGTTCTACCGCCCGGCCGTGATCGCGGGCGAGCAGACGGTCAACTTCCGGCTGTGGCAGCTGGTCGGCGCGATGATCATCATCTATACGGTCGGGCGCTGCGTGCCGCCGGCGCGCGAGAGCAGGCGCGGCCTGATCGGGGCCGGCCTGGTCGCCCTCACCTTCGTCGTCTACCTGATCAGCGACCCGGGCGACCCCATGGCCGCGGTGTTCTTCCCGGTCGCGCCGTACGTGTTGGGGGTCGCGCTCTCGGTCCAGGCCCGCCGCACGGCCGACGCCGCCTCGGCCCGGGCCGCCATCCGCGAGCAGCACGCCCGCGAGGCGGTCATGGAGGAACGGGTGCGCATCGCCCGCGAGCTGCACGACATGGTGGCGCACAGCGTGACCGTGATGGTGATCCAGGCCGGGGTGGTGCGCCGACGGCTCGACGCGGGCCTGCCGGTCGACCGCGAGTTGCTGCGCACGATCGAGTCCTCCGGGCGGGACGCGGTCGGTGAGCTGCGCCGTACGCTCGGGCTGCTGCGCGGGGAGGACGCCGACCGCGCGCAGCTTCCGGTCGGGCTGGACCGGCTCGACGACTTGATCGCGCAGGTCCGCGAGGCCGGGTTGCGGGTCACCGTGCACCGTGAGGGCGACCCGGTGCCGTTGCCGCCCGCGATCGACGTCTCGGCGTACCGGATCGTGCAGGAGGCTTTGACCAACGTGTTGCGCCACGCGGGCCCGGCCGAGGCCACCGTCACCGTCGGTTTCCACCCCGGCGGGCTGCGCCTGCAGGTGATCAACGACGGCGGGCCGGCCGCGGTGAACGACGGCGGCCAGGGGCTGATCGGCATGCGGGAACGGGCCGCCCTGTTCGGCGGCGAGTTGACGGCTCAGCCGCGCGCTGAGGGCGGTTTCGCCGTACGGGCCCGGTTGCCCCTGCCGATGACGGCGGCCGCGTGA
- a CDS encoding glycoside hydrolase family 30 beta sandwich domain-containing protein, giving the protein MTRFGTALVVALLLAPAPAAASSTSARVWITTPDGTQLLTAGRSVAFSGSGSGKPTIVVDPHRRFQTIAGFGASITDSSAAVLHRLAPSARTAAMESLFRDDKLSYLRQPIGASDFVDEPAYTYDDVPAGQTDYGLRHFSVEHDRAQILPLLRQARRLNPELRVMGTPWSPPAWMKTNQSLIGGRLIDSPAIYRAYAAYLVKFVQAYRKEGVPIDALTLQNEPQNRTPAGYPGMDLPSWQAAEVIERLGPMLRAAGERTKILGYDHNWSTHPNDAANTPPDSVADINHYPQELLSSRAARWVDGTAYHCYYGDPSAMTALHNEFPRTDVYFTECSGSQSSDPAGTFSDTLKWHARNLIIGNTRNWAKTVINWNLALDENNGPHNGGCGTCTGVLTVKQDGTVTRNAEFYTLGHVARFVRPGAVRVASTSFGTTGWNGRIMDVAFVNPDGSTVLVAHNENDDPQAFAVQYGGRTFEYTLPGGALATFVWRGHSTDRPLAPTGWTATANPPADAGLAVDDDASTRWTTGVGQAAGQHLQIDFGRVQPVRRVVFDTGADVGDYPREFTVTASVDGSRWLRVPAAQSGQFVQAALSRVRFVRIELSAGAPGNWWSVADVRAYR; this is encoded by the coding sequence GTGACACGCTTCGGAACTGCCCTCGTTGTTGCGCTGCTCCTCGCGCCTGCCCCTGCGGCAGCGTCGTCCACGAGCGCTCGCGTCTGGATCACTACGCCCGACGGCACCCAGCTCCTGACCGCCGGTCGAAGTGTCGCCTTCAGCGGCTCGGGGTCGGGCAAACCGACCATTGTTGTTGACCCGCACCGTCGGTTTCAGACGATCGCCGGGTTCGGCGCCTCGATCACCGACTCGTCGGCGGCGGTGCTCCACCGGCTGGCGCCGAGCGCCCGCACCGCGGCGATGGAGTCGCTGTTCCGCGACGACAAGCTGAGCTACCTGCGTCAGCCCATCGGCGCCTCCGACTTCGTCGACGAGCCGGCTTACACGTACGACGACGTGCCCGCGGGGCAGACGGACTACGGGCTGCGGCACTTCAGCGTCGAGCACGACCGGGCCCAGATCCTGCCGCTGCTGCGCCAGGCCCGCCGGCTCAACCCCGAACTGCGCGTCATGGGCACCCCATGGAGCCCGCCGGCCTGGATGAAGACCAACCAGTCGCTGATCGGGGGCCGGCTGATCGACTCCCCGGCGATCTACCGCGCGTACGCCGCCTACCTGGTGAAGTTCGTGCAGGCGTACCGGAAGGAAGGGGTGCCGATCGACGCGCTCACCCTGCAGAACGAGCCGCAGAACCGCACGCCCGCGGGCTATCCCGGCATGGACCTGCCCTCGTGGCAGGCGGCCGAGGTGATCGAGCGGCTGGGCCCGATGCTGCGCGCCGCCGGTGAGCGCACCAAGATCTTGGGGTACGACCACAACTGGTCGACGCACCCGAACGACGCCGCGAACACCCCGCCCGACTCGGTGGCCGATATCAACCACTATCCGCAGGAGCTGCTGTCGAGTCGGGCCGCGCGGTGGGTCGACGGCACTGCGTACCACTGCTACTACGGCGATCCGAGCGCGATGACGGCGCTGCACAACGAGTTCCCGCGTACGGACGTCTACTTCACGGAGTGCTCGGGCAGCCAGTCGAGCGACCCGGCCGGCACGTTCTCGGACACGCTCAAATGGCACGCCCGCAATCTGATCATCGGCAACACCCGGAACTGGGCCAAGACGGTGATCAACTGGAACCTCGCGCTGGACGAGAACAACGGCCCGCACAACGGGGGTTGCGGCACCTGCACCGGCGTGCTGACCGTGAAGCAGGACGGCACGGTGACCCGCAACGCCGAGTTCTACACGCTCGGGCACGTGGCCCGGTTCGTGCGGCCGGGAGCCGTACGGGTGGCCAGCACCTCGTTCGGGACGACCGGGTGGAACGGGCGGATCATGGACGTCGCCTTCGTCAACCCCGACGGCAGCACGGTGCTGGTCGCGCACAACGAGAACGACGATCCGCAGGCGTTCGCGGTGCAGTACGGCGGGCGGACCTTCGAGTACACGCTGCCGGGCGGGGCGTTGGCCACGTTCGTCTGGCGTGGACACTCCACCGATCGGCCCCTCGCGCCCACGGGGTGGACCGCCACCGCGAACCCGCCCGCCGACGCGGGGCTGGCCGTGGACGACGATGCCTCCACCCGCTGGACAACCGGGGTGGGGCAGGCGGCAGGGCAGCATCTGCAGATCGATTTCGGACGGGTGCAGCCGGTTCGCCGGGTCGTCTTCGATACCGGGGCTGACGTGGGCGACTATCCGCGGGAGTTCACGGTGACTGCTTCGGTGGACGGGTCTCGGTGGCTTCGCGTTCCCGCCGCGCAGAGTGGGCAATTCGTTCAGGCCGCGCTGTCGCGAGTGCGATTTGTGCGAATTGAGCTCAGCGCGGGGGCGCCGGGCAACTGGTGGTCGGTCGCGGACGTCAGGGCCTACCGCTGA
- a CDS encoding DUF3618 domain-containing protein: MSDTRSRDEVREDIAETRAELAETASALAAKADVKAQVKNAVAEKKQAAADKTAQLKEAAAEKTAQVKEAAAEKTAQVKEAAAEKTAQVKEAAAEKTAQVKVVAAEKKQAAAGSLAHVKQSTAETASRVAEHAAVTKDHADGIVRERRPVPLVVAGAAALAVAAAVTLLRRRRR, from the coding sequence ATGAGTGACACCAGGTCGCGCGACGAAGTGCGTGAGGACATCGCCGAGACCCGGGCCGAGCTCGCCGAGACGGCGTCCGCCCTGGCGGCCAAGGCCGACGTCAAGGCCCAGGTGAAGAATGCGGTGGCCGAGAAGAAGCAGGCCGCCGCGGACAAGACCGCGCAGCTCAAGGAGGCCGCGGCCGAGAAGACGGCCCAGGTCAAAGAGGCCGCCGCGGAGAAGACGGCCCAGGTCAAAGAGGCCGCCGCGGAGAAGACGGCCCAGGTCAAAGAGGCCGCGGCGGAAAAGACCGCGCAGGTGAAGGTCGTCGCCGCCGAGAAGAAGCAAGCGGCGGCGGGCAGCCTCGCACACGTCAAGCAGTCGACGGCCGAGACGGCGTCCCGGGTCGCGGAGCACGCAGCGGTGACCAAGGACCACGCCGACGGCATCGTGCGGGAACGCCGCCCCGTGCCGCTGGTCGTGGCCGGCGCCGCCGCGCTGGCGGTCGCGGCGGCGGTCACGCTGCTCCGACGTCGCCGCCGCTGA
- a CDS encoding phage holin family protein produces the protein MTTHTEQQPVGQLVNQLSEQVSTLVRDELTLARMEMVEKGKRAGTGAGLLGGAGVIALYGVGALFVTIGALLALVLPVWAAALIVTVVLFAVAGIAALIGKKQVKQAVPPEPIEAMESGKRDVEAVKTAFKEGRHS, from the coding sequence ATGACGACGCACACCGAGCAGCAACCGGTCGGCCAGTTGGTCAACCAGTTGAGCGAACAGGTGTCGACGCTGGTCCGGGACGAGTTGACGCTGGCCCGGATGGAGATGGTCGAGAAGGGCAAGCGCGCGGGCACCGGCGCCGGGCTGCTCGGCGGGGCCGGCGTTATCGCCCTCTACGGCGTCGGCGCCCTGTTCGTGACGATCGGCGCCCTGTTGGCCCTGGTGCTGCCCGTTTGGGCGGCCGCGCTGATCGTGACAGTTGTGCTTTTCGCCGTGGCCGGGATCGCTGCGCTCATCGGCAAGAAGCAGGTGAAGCAGGCGGTGCCGCCGGAGCCGATCGAGGCGATGGAGAGCGGCAAGCGTGACGTGGAGGCCGTGAAGACGGCCTTCAAGGAGGGACGGCACTCATGA
- a CDS encoding SDR family oxidoreductase, whose translation MHIHGAIALVTGANRGLGRHFTQQLLERGAAKVYATARRPELIDIPGVQTLRLDITDPASIVAAAEVATDVNLQVNNAGLKTGADLVTGDLDLIRLELDTHFWGTLRMIRAFAPQLGGGAILNVLSAMSWFNYAGTNAYGVAKAAEWNLTNGVRLELDSQGTLVTGLHLGAADTDMSADYDGDKVDPALIVRAALDGIEENRLEVVADEWSAHVKASLAGDPSRFYQLSGRP comes from the coding sequence ATGCACATTCACGGCGCTATTGCCCTGGTCACCGGGGCCAACCGCGGGCTCGGACGGCATTTCACCCAGCAGCTTCTGGAGCGCGGCGCGGCCAAGGTCTATGCGACCGCTCGCCGGCCGGAGCTGATCGACATTCCGGGCGTGCAGACGCTGCGCCTGGACATCACCGACCCGGCCTCGATCGTCGCCGCGGCGGAGGTCGCCACCGACGTCAACCTGCAGGTCAACAACGCGGGCCTGAAGACCGGCGCGGACCTTGTGACCGGCGACCTCGATCTGATCCGGCTCGAACTGGACACGCATTTCTGGGGCACACTGCGCATGATCCGCGCGTTCGCACCGCAGCTGGGCGGGGGCGCGATCCTGAACGTTTTGTCCGCGATGTCATGGTTCAACTACGCGGGGACCAATGCGTACGGGGTGGCCAAGGCGGCCGAGTGGAACCTGACCAACGGCGTACGCCTGGAACTGGATTCTCAGGGCACGCTCGTGACCGGCTTGCATCTCGGCGCCGCGGACACCGACATGTCGGCCGACTACGACGGGGACAAAGTGGACCCGGCGCTCATCGTCCGGGCCGCGCTGGACGGGATCGAGGAGAACCGGCTCGAAGTCGTGGCCGACGAGTGGAGCGCCCACGTGAAGGCGTCGCTGGCCGGGGACCCGAGCCGGTTCTATCAGCTCAGCGGTAGGCCCTGA
- a CDS encoding SGNH hydrolase domain-containing protein has protein sequence MRSVELTRTFRLSLLVAVLSVLAGCAAAVPPPPRVAEKPPAPKVGLATVLAAVAKAPSLRTLPADLTPSLSTSGDDVGFDNERCEAGPKADRIDACVFGDRAAATDVVLYGDSHAGMWLPAMAEIAERLHWRLQFYGKPGCPAVQLTVWNQQEQRPFGECDRFRDYVTGQVAVNRPELVIVTNESFSQKRDRGRLITAAEWSTGLTQTLRTLRRSAGHVIVLGNTPVLDASAPECLAAHQSDIAACSTPRAVATARTWNAADREAAAATGSGYVSVLPWLCTTTCPAVIGNVTVYRNRFHLSATYARMLNGVLEEALLKHFPSNAAP, from the coding sequence ATGCGGAGCGTTGAACTCACCCGTACGTTCCGGCTCTCGCTGCTCGTGGCGGTGCTCTCGGTGCTGGCCGGGTGTGCCGCCGCCGTGCCACCGCCCCCGCGCGTCGCCGAGAAACCGCCCGCGCCCAAGGTCGGGCTGGCCACGGTGCTGGCCGCCGTGGCCAAGGCGCCGAGCCTGCGTACGCTGCCCGCCGACCTCACGCCTTCGCTGTCGACCAGCGGCGACGACGTCGGCTTCGACAACGAGCGGTGCGAAGCGGGGCCCAAAGCCGACCGGATCGACGCGTGCGTCTTCGGCGACCGGGCCGCGGCCACCGATGTTGTGCTCTACGGCGACTCGCACGCCGGGATGTGGCTGCCCGCGATGGCCGAGATCGCCGAACGTCTGCACTGGCGCCTGCAGTTCTACGGCAAACCGGGCTGTCCGGCGGTGCAGCTGACCGTCTGGAACCAGCAGGAGCAGCGCCCGTTCGGCGAGTGCGACCGGTTCCGGGACTACGTGACGGGGCAGGTCGCGGTCAACCGGCCGGAGCTGGTGATCGTGACGAACGAGAGCTTCTCGCAGAAACGTGATCGAGGGCGGCTGATCACGGCCGCCGAATGGTCCACCGGCCTCACCCAGACCCTGCGCACGCTGCGGCGCTCGGCCGGGCACGTGATCGTGCTGGGCAACACCCCGGTGCTCGACGCAAGCGCGCCGGAATGTCTGGCCGCCCATCAGAGCGACATCGCGGCGTGCTCGACCCCGCGCGCGGTGGCCACCGCCCGTACGTGGAACGCCGCCGACCGGGAAGCGGCGGCGGCGACCGGCTCGGGCTACGTCTCGGTGCTGCCGTGGCTGTGCACCACCACGTGCCCCGCGGTGATCGGCAACGTCACCGTCTACCGCAACCGGTTCCACCTGAGCGCGACATACGCGCGCATGCTGAACGGCGTTCTCGAGGAAGCGCTGCTGAAGCACTTCCCCTCGAACGCCGCTCCCTAG